In Chlorocebus sabaeus isolate Y175 chromosome 5, mChlSab1.0.hap1, whole genome shotgun sequence, one genomic interval encodes:
- the HBM gene encoding hemoglobin subunit mu has translation MLSAQERAQIAQVWDLIAGHEAQFGAELLLRLFTVYPSTKVYFPHLSACQDATQLLSHGQRMLAAVGAAVQHMDHLRAALSPLADLHALVLRVDPANFPLLIQCFHVVLASHLQDEFTVEMQAAWDKFLTGVAVVLTEKYR, from the exons ATGCTCAGCGCCCAGGAGCGCGCCCAAATCGCGCAGGTCTGGGACCTGATCGCGGGCCACGAGGCGCAATTCGGGGCGGAGCTGCTGCTCAG GCTCTTCACAGTGTACCCCAGCACCAAGGTCTACTTCCCGCACTTGAGCGCCTGCCAGGACGCAACGCAGCTGCTGAGCCACGGGCAGCGCATGCTGGCGGCGGTGGGCGCGGCGGTGCAGCACATGGACCACCTGCGCGCCGCGCTGAGCCCACTGGCGGACCTGCACGCGCTCGTGCTGCGCGTGGACCCAGCCAACTTTCCG CTGCTAATCCAGTGTTTCCACGTCGTGCTGGCCTCCCACCTGCAGGACGAGTTCACCGTGGAAATGCAAGCGGCGTGGGACAAGTTCTTGACTGGTGTGGCCGTGGTGTTGACGGAAAAGTACCGCTGA
- the LOC103231670 gene encoding hemoglobin subunit alpha, with the protein MVLSPADKSNVKAAWGKVGGHAGEYGAEALERMFLSFPTTKTYFPHFDLSHGSAQVKGHGKKVADALTLAVGHVDDMPHALSALSDLHAHKLRVDPVNFKLLSHCLLVTLAAHLPAEFTPAVHASLDKFLASVSTVLTSKYR; encoded by the exons ATGGTGCTGTCTCCTGCCGACAAGAGCAACGTCAAGGCCGCCTGGGGTAAGGTCGGCGGCCACGCCGGCGAGTATGGTGCGGAGGCCCTGGAGAG GATGTTCCTGTCCTTCCCCACCACCAAGACCTACTTCCCCCACTTCGACCTGAGCCACGGCTCTGCCCAGGTTAAGGGCCACGGCAAGAAGGTGGCCGACGCGCTGACCCTCGCCGTGGGGCACGTGGACGACATGCCCCACGCGCTGTCCGCGCTGAGCGACCTGCACGCGCACAAGCTTCGGGTGGACCCGGTCAACTTCAAG CTCCTGAGCCACTGCCTGCTGGTGACTCTGGCCGCCCACCTCCCCGCCGAGTTCACTCCTGCGGTCCACGCCTCCCTGGACAAGTTCCTGGCTTCTGTGAGCACCGTGCTGACCTCCAAATACCGTTAA
- the HBZ gene encoding hemoglobin subunit zeta, which yields MSLTKTERTLIVSMWAKISTQADTIGTETLERLFLSYPQTKTYFPHFDLHPGSAQLQAHGSKVVAAVGDAAKNIDNIGAALSKLSELHAYILRVDPVNFKLLSHCLLVTLAARFPADFTAEAHAAWDKFLSVVSSVLTEKYR from the exons ATGTCTCTGACCAAGACTGAGAGGACCCTCATTGTGTCCATGTGGGCCAAGATCTCCACGCAGGCCGACACCATCGGCACCGAGACTCTGGAGAG GCTCTTCCTCAGCTACCCGCAGACCAAGACCTACTTCCCGCACTTCGACCTGCACCCGGGGTCCGCGCAGCTGCAAGCGCACGGCTCCAAGGTGGTGGCCGCCGTGGGCGACGCAGCGAAGAACATCGACAACATCGGCGCCGCCCTGTCCAAGCTGAGCGAGCTGCACGCCTACATCCTGCGCGTGGACCCGGTCAACTTCAAG CTCCTGTCCCACTGCCTGCTGGTCACCCTGGCCGCGCGCTTCCCCGCCGACTTCACGGCCGAGGCCCACGCCGCCTGGGACAAGTTCCTATCGGTCGTATCCTCTGTCCTGACCGAGAAGTACCGCTGA